DNA from Penaeus vannamei isolate JL-2024 chromosome 3, ASM4276789v1, whole genome shotgun sequence:
gagaagaggaaggagttaATGTTATTGCTTATATACATagctgtgtttatgtttgtctaaTAATATGACTTACGTTGTCTAGATATATCTTCAAATCTTCAGCTACATCCGCCTCTCTACTAgagcctctgtctctccctttatcttcccaACCGTCTCTTTACTTTGGACAGACTTTCTCCTGGGGCGCACGAGGACCCGGGGCGTCCCCACGGGCGAGGACCTGGCCACGGTGGCGGGCGGGTTGGCCAGGCTGCACGACTACTACAGCCTCAACCTCAccgccctcgcccacgcccaGCTCGTCTCGGCGATCGACGCCCACCCGGTCCCCGTTGGAATCACGCCCACAGGTTGCATTCTGCGCGCCAAAGAGATTGTTTCAGTGATCGTAGATTGAATAGCAGTGGCTTTATAGGTGATGCTTCCTAAATCAAAACTCAAAAATGTATTGGTTTAAAATTATCGTTAATTCGCAAAGTAACCATAAGCATCTGCTGAAACGGCGAGATCGATCACGTCTGACTGCCTGTCATTACAATTTGGCACTGGCCTAAAAGTTCATTCAACCGCTGTAGCTTCAGcgatcttctctcttttttttgttcagtGGTTAGGCCTTTGCTctgattattactaatgataatgatagtaccattatttcatatcattgtcattgctactgTTAAACTGAATATTCTACTCATCAGTCCGTTGGTATCTTTTTCGCCCTTCAGCGCTCGACCTGCACCGCATCGGCTCCGCTGCCGTGTCTCACAACGTCCTGAACTCCGGCGTGGACTTCCTGCGGGCCGCCCTGGACCGCTGGGACGGCAACGTCTCCTCCGCCAGGAGCTTAGATGTTTTTGACGCGCGCGTAGATCTTGACGACGTTGTGAAGACCTTCAAGAAAGCCACGAAAATTGTAGGTTTGACAAAGTTAATAGCAGGATATAGGAGAAGATGCAGTTCCTATATTTGGTGATGTGCTTTTATTATTAGATATTCGCGCCAGAATCAAATACCTGGAAAAGAGCAATAGAATTAGCATTCCAGTTCTCACCACGCATTTACTCCATTGCAGCACGACCAGCTCCTCGAGAAGAAGGGCTCTCGTTCCAAACTGCACAGCACACACGCCTCGCCCCTCAACAAGACGCtggcgaggaagaagaagtacCACAAGAAAGAGGAGGTCCACCTTGGCAACCTCGGGGCCGAAACGCAGGGCATGAAGCAGTATTTGCGTCTGTGTCGTGGCGAGGATCTCAGGGTAAGTAACagggacacagacacactcacgcactcaaaATAAAAGGCTTAGACACAAACGCACTGCAAAAAATGGCAAACAAAATGGAAAGGGtacagaggaaaaaacaaaacaaaaaaatagagaaaaaaaaacaaatatatacacagttataaaAAATTATGGATCCGAAAAAGACATTACCACCAATTAACATAGAGAAAACACTAACCACAACTTCACATTAATATCACGATCCACTAACTCAgacacctctttccctcctcctcctcctactactactactattcctattcctcctcctcctcctcttcctactcctcctcctcctccactcctccttatcatcatcatcatcatcatcatcatcatcctacagCCAGCATCCACAACATCCCGCCTGTCCTGTGGTTATGaaatatagtaacaatgatgaaaagaaagTTGATGATAAGATTAGTAATGATTACTTTATCGTATTGGTATTATAGTTATAAAACTAGTTTCAATATCAAATAACCAAACTTGTAGGTGGTTATCCTGTCCGAAATAAcagcattgacaatgataacaatggtaattacgaAGATAACTATATTTACGATGATTACCAGTATATGCGTGATGGTTATGGTTAGCCGTAATAACCTCCTGTCTGTTCTACCGCTgtcctgtagagagagagagacagagacagagacagagagggagagagagagagagagagagagagagagagagagagagagagacagagagagagagagagagagagagagagagggggggggggggggaggaaggagggaaggaagggaagagaaggagaaagagagagagacaggcagagacacagcGCGACCGTATGTAAACCTCGGCATCCTTCCCGGCAGCCAGTCTCCACAACCTCCCGCCTTTCCTGCCGCTACGTGACCAACGGCTCGCCGCTCTACAGGATCGGGCCGCTGAGGATGGAGGTCCTGTCGCTGGACCCGTACGTGGTGACGCTGGAGGAGGTGGTGACGCCCTCCGAGGCCGCCGCCCTGGTCAGATCGAGCGCAGGATTCCTGGAGAGGTCGGCCACCATCAGGACCAACGGCGGACCACTGGAGAGCTTCATTAGGACGAGCTCTACGTGAGGTTTCCCGCTCTCCTTGGGCTGTGGTTCGCTTTGCTTCGCGTTGAGAGTGAGATGTAGGGATAGGGAATGTAGGGAAGAAAGTTGTTTGGAAACTGATTTCAGGAATACATAATGTGAcctcatttgttttgttattaagagcatcatcattattattatcatcattgttattattttatcacttttgttgttattatccttattggcaatcttattattgctgtcatcatcatcatcatcattatttctttccagGGCTTGGTTGCCGGATAATGGTCGTTCTGTCCTGTCTGTTCTCACGCACCGCATCGAACAGCTGATTGGTGTCAACGCGCGGGATGGCGAGGGTGCGGAAGTCTTccaggtgagggagaaggggagggggagggagaagggggggggagggagaagaggagggagaggggaagtaggggaagaaaaggggagggggagggggagggaggagggagaaggggaggaggggggagggagaaggggagaaggagggggagggagaagggaagaggggagaaaagggggggagggagaaaagaagagggggagaaaaggggagggggaggaagaaggggaggaggaggggagggagaagggaagagggagagagaaggggagggggagggaggaggggagagggagaaaggaagggggagagagaaggggagggggacagagacggaaggggaaggaggggggagagggaggttgaggatgtagaagagggagagggggaagggggaggagatggagaaccagaaagggagagggagagtgagggggaagaagaaggagaaggggaaggggaaggtgaaggagagactgagggaggagggaaagaaggaggggagggagaggaagagggagacagaaagggaaattaaaagggagagggaaatggaatgatagggagagggaaggtgagagagacagacagagacagagacagagaaacaaaaaaaaaaaaaaaaaaaaaaaaaaacagagaaaaaaataattaaaaaaaaaaagaaaaggagacccaAAACTCACAGACAAAGACCAATCTACTGCACCGCCAACACCACTTAACGCCCCCCCTCTCGCGTCCAACCCACAGGCGGTGAACTACGGCGTCGGCGGCCACTTCAGCGTCCACCACGACCACGTCCACCTGGGCCTCGTGAAGGACCGGATGCTGACGTTCCTGATGTATCTCACGGACGTCCCCCAAGGTAGcttggtggaggggtggagggagggagaggaggttggagagagagagggagggaaagaagggagggtggatgggggtttgggagggagggagagtgagagagggggggagggagagagagggagagagagagagagggagagagagagagagagagagagggagagagagagagagagagagagagagagagagtgagagagagagagagagagagagagagtgagagagagagagagagagagagagagagagagagtcaaagtcaaagtcaaaggagggaggaaggagagaaagagagagatataggcagagacacagagcgagagcgaaagatagagaaaaagtgagagtaagagtgagtgagagagagagagagaggagagacagatagagagagagggggggcgagagcgaaaaagagagagagagagagagttgattaaAATAATTAGGTAATTATCTTCACGCGTTCATCAAATACATTATGCTGACCTTATCGACAAAACCTCCGACCTTTAATCTTCCCCTTGTAATACAAAGATATCCACACGCCttacccacctccctcaccctctgctcCAGGTGGGAGAACCGTGTTCCCGTGGGTGGGCGCGGGCGTGCGTCCTAAACGTGGTTCTACACTCCTGTGGTACAACATGAACCGCGCGGGAGTACCAGATCTCAGGGTTCAACACGGCGCTTGTCCGGTGCTTGTGGGAGATAAATGGGGTTGGTATTGTTGGTATCGAGGAAATGGTTCGTGTGATCTGAGGAAGTGTTGTACGCGCAAATCAGATAAAAGACATAGggattattttatgtatattcacGATTAATTTCTTTGACATGGATCGTGTGATGAGAATTAGGAATTGAATAATTTCAAATCAAACTTCATATAGCCTAACTAAGGCCAAAATACAACCTCCTCTTTTAGAcaatcaaatcattattattattctgcttttacttttttatacaaCTAACAagtccttccttttccttacccAGTGATGAACAAACCTCTTTTGAAaaattaaatcattattgttataattttacttttactttttatacaACTAAcacatccttcttttttccttttccagtgAACAAATGGTCAGAACCTCCTCTTTTGAACAATtgaaacatcattatcatttcacttttacttttttatacaaCTAACAcgttcttcctattccttttccagtGATGAACAAACGACAGAACCTCTTTTGAAcaattaaatcatcattatcatttcgctTTTACACTTTTATACAACTAACatgtccttctttttccttttccagtGATGAACAAATGGATAAACTACGGCGGGCAGTTCCACACTCTTCCCTGTATCCCTGGAGACCCATCCGCTGCTGTCCTACGGCCCTTGGACTGATTACCTCGTGTCTGGTCCTTTATCAGTCAACGAGTCTTCGAGACACTGTAACTTTAGGAAGGATGTGTCGGCTGTGATAAGTTTTTTATGTGTGCTTGCTAAGGTTTATATGATATATTGCGGTGGTTTATAACATGTGAAGCTATAAAATATCTCTTATGTAAAGAGTATTTGATTTCCCAAGGAACAAACGTGACGTCACGCATTGGTGTACGAAATATTAAACCTGAAATATTAGGGCGGAACCAACAGGTCGTGAGCATCTCATTGCTCATGAGTTATGcagactctcccccccccctccttttctctttcccactttatttctctctctctctcattcttcttctctctctctctctcattcttctctctctctctctctctctctctctctctctctctctctctctctctctctctctctatatatatatatatatatatatatatatatatatatgtgtgtgtgtgtgtgtgtgtgtgtgtgtgtgtgtgtgtgtgtgtgtgtgtgtgtgtgtgtgtgtatatatatatatatatatatatatatatatatatatatatattgtatgaatacacaggtgtagatatataaacccatgtcaatatacacacatgtacatatgtacttgtatacacgtatatacgaaAGAGACcaataaacgcatatatacagCGTCAGATCCTCAAGCACACCTCCTGGAGCGACCCGAGGACCCGAACACCTCCAGCCCGCGACGAGAACTCCCTCGAACGGGATCCGAAGTCCACAAGCCGCAAACTTCCGGGACCCAGTCAGCGTTGATATTCTCCGGTGCACTGATgccaaattataataatcatccatCCACTGGTGTTATAGCGTTTGCGTATGGTTATTCTAATCTGGTTATCAATTCCTTAAAATATGTTGGTGTCTGCTGCGCAAGAACTAATTAGTGGATGTGTTTGGAGATGGGGGAATGCCTGACGGACAGCGCCCGCGTCGCTTTTGCTAAAAACCGCGCGATGTTCCTATTGGTCCAGCGCTGCTCGCTCTCAAGACGGCAGCACTCGAATGTCTAtcgtgtaaattcatatataaaaaaaaatatatatatataaatacacacacacacacacacacacacacacatatatatatatatatatatatatatatatatatatatatatatatatatatatatatgtatatgtgtgtgtgtgtgtatggacatgtttatatatgttcgtatacacacatgtatgtacagtgtatacatatatatatatatatatatatatatatatatatatatatatatatatatatatatatttatatatatatatatatatatatacatatgtatgtatgtatgtatatgtatatatatatatacatatatatatatacatatatatatatacatatatatatatatatatatatatatatatatatatatatatatatatatatatatatacacatgtgtgtgtgtgtgtgtgtgtgtgtgtgtatgtgtgtatacatatatatatatatatatatatatatatatatatatatatatatatacatatacatatatatatatatatatatatatatatatatatatatatatacatatacatatatcatagattatatgtatatatatatatatatatatatatatatatatatatatatgtatgtatgtatatatatatatgtgtgtgtgtgtgtgtgtgtgtgtgtgtgtgtgtgtgtgtgtgtgtgtgtgtgtgtgtgtgtgtgtgtgtgtgtgtgtgtgtgagagagagcatttatcatatatgtgtacatgtacatatatgaatatgaatataaataaatatatatatatatatatatatatatatatataatacatatatatatatatatatatatatatatatatatatatatatatatacacacacacacacacacacacaaacacacacacacacacgcacacacacacacacacaaacacacacacacacacacacacacacacacatatatatatatatgtatatatatatatatatatatatatatatatatacatatatatatatatatatatatatatatatatatatatatatatatatatatatatatatatatatatatatacgtgtgtgtgtgtgtgtgtgtgtgtgtgtgtgtgtgtgtgtgtgtgtgtgtgtatgtgtgtgtgtgtgtgtgtgtgtgtgtgtgtgtgtgtgtgtgtgtgtgtgtgtgtgtgtgtgtgtgtgtgtgtgtgtgtgtgtgtgtgtgtgtgtgtgtgtgtgtgtgtgtgtatatatatatatatatatatatatatatatatatgtatatatatatattcatattcgcacacacacacacatccatgtatatcaatatatatatatatatatatatatatatatatatatatatatatatatatataagtatatatatatatatgaataaataaatagataaatagataaataaataaataaataaataaataaataaatatatatatatatatatatatatatatatatatatatatatatacatacacacatacacacacacacatacaaatatatatatatatatatatatatatatatatatatatatatatatatatatatatatatatatatttatatatattcatattcgcaacacacacacacacacccatgtatatcaatatatatatatatatatatatatatatatatatatatatatatatatatacatatatatatatatagatagatagatagatagatagatagatagatagatagatagatagatagatagatagatagatagatagataaatgaataagtaaatatatatatatatatatgtatatatacatatatatatatatacatatatatatatatatatatatatatatatatatatatatacatatatttatatatgcatatatatatatatatatatatatatatgtatatatatatatatatatatatatatatatatatatatatatatatatatatatatatatatatcatatccatattcccacacacacacacacccatgtatattaatatatcaatatatatatatatatatatatatatatatatatatatatatatgtatatatatatatatatatatatatatatatatatatatatatatatatatatatatatcatattcatattcccacacacacacacacccatgtatatcaatatatcaatatatatatatatatatatatatatatatatatatatatatatatatatatatatatatatatatatacgtatatatatatgtgtatatatgtatatatatatatatatatatatatatagatatatatgtgtgtgtgtgtgggtgtgtgtgtgtgtgtgtgtttatctctgtgcatatatatatatatatatatatatatatatatatatatatatatatatatatatatacattcagacacacacacacacacacacacacacaaaaaaaaaaaaaaaaaaaaaaagaaacacacacacacacacacacacacacacacacacatacatatatatacatatatatatatgtatacacacacacacacacacacacacacacacacacacacacacacacacacgcccacacacccacacacacacacatacacacacacatacacacacacacacatatatatatatatatatatatatatatatatatatatatatatatatatacatattaacatatatatgtggatatatacatgtgtgtatatatataaatatatatatatatatatacatacagatatacatatatatatatatatatatatatatatatatatatatatatatatctacacacacacacacacacacacacacacacacacacacacacacacacacacacacacacacacacacacacacatatatatatatatatatatatatatatatatatatatatatatatatatatatataaatgtatatatgtatgtgtatgtatatatattccatataaatGTCTGTTTTATATCATAAAACATGCACGCACTCGCCCACAAAACCCATAAAGCGAGAGGACTACCGTCTGGAACGGGACTTTTCTAGCCACTTCCGGTAAGACGCCGGAACAGTCTCCTGGTAGAGAACGTTGATCTCGCATTTATTTTCATAAACTGTGCcagaaaattatgatattgaGAAAAGTTAAGCGCCTATATTAAAgatatttatttcatcatttatttCCCAGAAGCTAGTTACCACTAGCGTAGCGGTCACTGACAGACCCCGTTCTTCTAGCATTTAGCGCTACGACCAATCAGAATGAGGCCGGACTTCATATCGGCATTCTCATTGGTCCAGGGCTTCCTCCGCTGAGTCAACCCTGGAGGAAAGAGATAGCACAAGAACACCGCTGAAGTTCTGGACGCGTCGCTCCGGGAGTTCTTGTGTGCTGTTTGTGTCGCGTCGCTGTGAGTGCGCGGCCTGAAATAAATACGGGTCTTTGTGAATTACAATATCGAGCGGTGACAATGGTTTATTAGCGGGTGACGAGATAACTACGGCAGTGCTGCGTCATTTCACCCAGCGTATGAAGTGAGTGAGTTGAAAATGTAAGTAAGAATAAGGCTTACAACCACCAGAATTAGACACATAATGTGCGCAtacacagaataaataaatatatatatatatatatatatatatatatatatatatatatatatatatgtatatatatatatatgtatgtatatatatatatacatatatgtatgtatatatatatatatatatatatatatatatatgtatatatatatatatatatatatatatatatatatatatatatatatatatatatatatatgtatgtatgtatttatgtatttatataaaacacagacacacacacacacaggtgtcaTATCGCCTGTTTTATTTAATTCATTGGCTGCGGATGTGTTTAAAGgtagaacaataataacagttatatcaAAAGCAAAATCCGGAAACAAGGGACAGGAAATTTTGTGATAGTGGAATTTTGaaactatatatgcacacacacacacagatatatatatatatatatatatatatatatatatatatatatatatatatatatgtatatatatacatacatatatacatacatatatatatatatatatatatatatgatatatatatatgaatatatatatatatatatatatatatatatatatatatatatatatatatatatatatatattcattatatagttAAGGAAGGATAAAGTACGAAATAGGAGTAGaatgtaaaaattatatatttggtTACCGCCGAatccaaacaaacatacacacacgaatgtgGACTCAGACAaaaatgtatgtgtctgtgtgtatgtatatatatatgtgtgtgtgtgtgtgtgtgtgtgtgtgtgtgtgtgtgtgtgtgtgtgtgtgtgtgtgtgtgtgtgtgtgtgtgtgtgtgtgtgtgtgtctgtgtatttgtgtatatacatatttacatatatacatatagatagatagatatatgattatatagacaTATGGATGGAtttttgtttgcgtatgtatgtgtgtgtatgtatatatatatatatatatatatatatatatatatatatatatatatatatatacatatatatacaaatatatatatatatatatatatatatatatatatacatatgtacatacatatatatatatacatatatacatacatatatatatgtatat
Protein-coding regions in this window:
- the LOC113803469 gene encoding prolyl 4-hydroxylase subunit alpha-1-like, encoding MTTYDNGRTTCGFSDPFHLKTLRMNFRLAWQFVLVLVIRVSSGRIPEETRHLRKAQYTPPLSTSTYHLSYLARDEIRATAKLQDLAEALSAALDVLNRYLSSWEELVAAGVELEGFASHPLHAYALTKHVSLGWPHVEASLRALSNRSQAIDFLLGRTRTRGVPTGEDLATVAGGLARLHDYYSLNLTALAHAQLVSAIDAHPVPVGITPTALDLHRIGSAAVSHNVLNSGVDFLRAALDRWDGNVSSARSLDVFDARVDLDDVVKTFKKATKIHDQLLEKKGSRSKLHSTHASPLNKTLARKKKYHKKEEVHLGNLGAETQGMKQYLRLCRGEDLRPVSTTSRLSCRYVTNGSPLYRIGPLRMEVLSLDPYVVTLEEVVTPSEAAALVRSSAGFLERSATIRTNGGPLESFIRTSSTAWLPDNGRSVLSVLTHRIEQLIGVNARDGEGAEVFQAVNYGVGGHFSVHHDHVHLGLVKDRMLTFLMYLTDVPQGGRTVFPWVGAGVRPKRGSTLLWYNMNRAGVPDLRVQHGACPVLVGDKWVMNKWINYGGQFHTLPCIPGDPSAAVLRPLD